One Halofilum ochraceum DNA segment encodes these proteins:
- a CDS encoding sulfotransferase, whose translation MIKPDLIYVAGAGRSGSTLLDILIGHQEGYCSCGELRRLIPAYLAGELCSCGRRLNECPVWHRVVERWAADSNLDQEGIKRFARMELEYTHPVGARAWYAILGPMRSWSYRWYLDNKRRLLEVLTSDLAGQVIVDSSKSPVNLIHTARALRGGVMVVHLVRHPWAVIESLSRGHDKAHEKGVQRDIPPRSRVRTAVYWLIINWACQVCIRLSRCESRRIRYEHLVDNPTDTIRKLCADARIHGEIRVGHLCAGNRLRMQRTVMVNAGAGLVAGAPDRLAYRLLDRLYRHYGC comes from the coding sequence ATGATTAAGCCGGATCTGATATATGTGGCCGGTGCCGGACGTAGCGGCTCGACGTTGTTGGATATACTGATCGGGCATCAGGAAGGATATTGTTCGTGCGGAGAGCTTAGGCGACTTATACCGGCATATTTGGCCGGCGAATTGTGCTCGTGTGGGAGGCGGCTGAATGAGTGCCCGGTCTGGCATCGGGTCGTTGAGCGATGGGCGGCGGATAGCAATCTGGATCAAGAGGGTATCAAACGATTCGCCAGGATGGAACTAGAATACACGCATCCAGTCGGCGCCCGGGCATGGTATGCGATTCTGGGCCCGATGCGAAGTTGGAGCTACCGGTGGTATCTCGATAATAAGCGGCGTTTACTCGAGGTTCTTACGAGTGACCTGGCAGGGCAGGTTATCGTTGACTCATCGAAGAGCCCCGTGAATCTCATCCATACGGCTCGGGCACTTAGGGGCGGGGTGATGGTCGTGCATCTTGTTCGGCATCCGTGGGCGGTTATCGAATCCCTGAGTCGAGGTCATGATAAGGCGCATGAGAAAGGAGTCCAAAGGGATATTCCGCCTCGGTCAAGGGTCAGAACCGCAGTGTATTGGCTGATCATCAATTGGGCGTGCCAAGTGTGTATCCGGCTGAGCCGTTGCGAATCCAGAAGGATAAGATATGAGCATCTGGTGGATAATCCGACTGACACGATCAGAAAGTTATGCGCGGATGCGCGGATTCATGGAGAGATTCGGGTGGGTCATTTATGTGCCGGTAATCGGCTGCGGATGCAACGTACGGTAATGGTCAATGCGGGCGCTGGCTTGGTCGCTGGGGCGCCGGACCGCTTGGCATACCGTCTGCTTGACCGGCTGTACAGGCATTATGGATGCTGA
- a CDS encoding sulfotransferase family protein, with protein sequence MDDLNFLIVGAPKCGTTALAQYLGEHPDIYVTSPKEPHFFLCEKDRHRKITTLAHYRAILEKGHNCIVSGEASVWYLFSDHAREEIFRYNPFAKIIILVREPAEFVASLHAQLVFGGYEADPELERAWERERKRKAGIPANTIEEIPGWRTRYRELIRMREYAVRYVERFGDENVLILNYEALVADAGSVYRKTLEFLDIEDNGREDFPPVNVRKAHRSRVLGRLLHAANRQKIGSGLARRAKSALGVGSLGIVSAVKRFNIKTVPRRTIPERLRSEINGMADTGDHD encoded by the coding sequence ATGGATGATCTGAACTTTCTCATTGTTGGGGCCCCCAAGTGCGGGACCACGGCGCTGGCGCAGTATCTCGGGGAGCACCCGGATATATATGTAACCAGTCCGAAGGAACCGCATTTCTTCCTATGCGAAAAGGACCGTCACCGGAAAATTACAACTCTGGCGCACTATCGCGCGATTCTCGAAAAAGGACATAACTGCATCGTCAGTGGTGAGGCCTCGGTATGGTACCTTTTTTCGGACCATGCTCGTGAGGAGATATTCCGGTACAACCCGTTCGCGAAAATTATCATCCTGGTTCGGGAGCCGGCGGAGTTCGTGGCCTCCCTGCATGCCCAGTTGGTCTTCGGCGGGTACGAGGCCGATCCGGAACTGGAAAGGGCTTGGGAGCGTGAACGGAAACGTAAGGCTGGAATCCCCGCAAACACAATCGAGGAGATCCCAGGGTGGAGAACACGGTATCGCGAACTAATTCGAATGCGTGAGTACGCGGTTCGCTATGTTGAACGGTTCGGTGATGAAAATGTTCTCATCCTGAATTATGAAGCCTTGGTCGCGGACGCGGGGTCGGTTTACCGTAAGACGCTTGAGTTTTTGGATATAGAAGATAATGGGAGAGAGGATTTCCCGCCGGTAAACGTACGGAAAGCGCACCGGAGCCGGGTACTCGGCAGACTTCTTCATGCCGCAAACAGACAAAAAATCGGCAGCGGTCTCGCGAGGCGGGCGAAGTCGGCGTTGGGCGTCGGGTCGCTCGGGATTGTCTCCGCTGTGAAACGCTTTAACATCAAAACGGTTCCACGAAGAACCATTCCCGAGCGACTTCGATCAGAAATCAACGGCATGGCCGATACGGGAGATCATGATTAA
- a CDS encoding sulfotransferase family 2 domain-containing protein, with translation MRMILGAACRKLGRYAMLAESRCRLSVERFQGRCIVHFVHMGKTAGTALQNALIDYNSRKNREYYFVPHRHTFTISDVPVEEFCLFTIRDPIARFVSGFYSRRREGLPRLRSAHTRAEAAAFSRYGNAVELAEALCGSASDRAWAANAMNAIGHVKSSYWDWFRGELLLEENRSKVVGVLRQEKLSEDVGYLQKGLDLGSGLQLPGSSIHRHQNQYGDETELSAIARENLKRWYARDYAFIVAVEEIFGTPYARRPME, from the coding sequence ATGCGAATGATATTGGGAGCTGCATGTAGGAAGCTGGGTAGATACGCTATGCTCGCCGAGAGTCGATGTCGACTCTCGGTCGAACGTTTTCAGGGGAGATGTATAGTCCATTTCGTGCATATGGGGAAAACGGCCGGAACGGCACTGCAGAACGCATTGATTGACTACAACTCTCGGAAAAACCGAGAGTACTACTTTGTTCCGCATCGACACACATTCACTATTTCGGACGTGCCGGTCGAAGAGTTTTGTCTGTTTACGATCCGGGATCCTATAGCGCGGTTCGTGAGCGGGTTTTACAGCCGTAGAAGGGAGGGGCTACCACGTCTTCGCAGCGCGCACACAAGAGCCGAAGCGGCCGCATTTTCGCGGTACGGGAACGCGGTTGAACTGGCGGAGGCACTCTGTGGGAGTGCATCTGATCGGGCGTGGGCTGCCAATGCAATGAACGCGATCGGACACGTGAAATCATCGTATTGGGATTGGTTCCGCGGCGAACTCCTGCTGGAAGAAAATAGAAGCAAAGTTGTCGGTGTATTGCGCCAGGAAAAGCTCTCGGAGGATGTCGGCTACCTGCAGAAGGGGCTTGATCTGGGGTCGGGACTTCAGCTTCCGGGGTCCAGTATCCACCGACATCAGAATCAGTATGGGGACGAAACTGAGCTTTCCGCGATCGCCAGGGAAAATCTCAAACGATGGTACGCCCGAGACTACGCGTTTATCGTCGCGGTCGAAGAGATATTTGGGACACCATATGCAAGACGGCCAATGGAGTAA